One genomic window of Acomys russatus chromosome 29, mAcoRus1.1, whole genome shotgun sequence includes the following:
- the Zbtb17 gene encoding zinc finger and BTB domain-containing protein 17 isoform X1, with protein MDFPQHSQRVLEQLNQQRQLGLLCDCTFVVDGVDFKAHKAVLAACSEYFKMLFVDQKDVVHLDISNAAGLGQVLEFMYTAKLNLSPENVDDVLAVASFLQMQDIITACHTLRSLAEPTSTTGENTEASAVEGGDKRAKEKAAATMMSRLDQARSSSRTGPGRELKEERGGQAESASSGAEQTEKADAPREPPPVELKPDPTSGMAAAEAEALSESSEQEVEVEPASKGEEEPEEEGPGPATVKEEGMHLENGEPPEENEESAGTDSGQELSMEGQNLRSGTYGDRTESKAYGSIIHKCEDCGKEFTHTGNFKRHIRIHTGEKPFSCRECSKAFSDPAACKAHEKTHSPLKPYGCEECGKSYRLISLLNLHKKRHSGEARYRCGDCGKLFTTSGNLKRHQLVHSGQKPYQCDYCGRSFSDPTSKMRHLETHDTDKEHKCPHCDKKFNQVGNLKAHLKIHIADGPLKCRECGKQFTTSGNLKRHLRIHSGEKPYVCTHCQRQFADPGALQRHVRIHTGEKPCQCVICGKAFTQASSLIAHVRQHTGEKPYVCERCGKRFVQSSQLANHIRHHDNIRPHKCSVCSKAFVNVGDLSKHIIIHTGEKPYLCDKCGRGFNRVDNLRSHVKTVHQGKAGIKILEPEEGGEVSVVTVDDMVTLATEALAATAVTQLTVVPVGAAVTADETEVLKAEISKAVKQVQEEDPNTHILYACDSCGDKFLDANSLAQHVRIHTAQALVMFQTDADFYQQYGPGSTWPAGQMLQAGELVFRPRDGTEGQPTLAETPPTAPDCLPSAE; from the exons ATGGATTTCCCTCAGCACAGCCAGCGTGTCTTGGAGCAGCTGAACCAGCAGCGGCAGCTGGGCCTTCTGTGTGACTGCACCTTTGTTGTGGACGGTGTTGACTTCAAGGCTCACAAGGCGGTGCTGGCAGCTTGCAGCGAGTACTTCAAgatgctctttgtagaccagaaggACGTGGTGCACCTGGACATCAGTAATGCGGCAG GCCTGGGGCAGGTGCTGGAATTCATGTACACTGCTAAGCTGAACCTTAGCCCTGAGAACGTAGATGATGTGCTAGCCGTGGCCAGCTTCCTCCAGATGCAGGATATTATCACAGCCTGCCACACACTCAGGTCACTTGCTGAGCCGACCAGTACCACTGGGGAAAATACAGAGGCCTCAGCTGTGGAAG gaggagacaagagagccAAAGAGAAGGCTGCAGCTACCATGATGAGCAGGCTGGACCAAGCAAGAAGCAGTTCACGCACTGGCCCAGGCAGAGAGCTCAAAGAGGAGCGGGGTGGCCAGGCAGAGAGTGCATCCAGTG GTGCAGAGCAGACGGAGAAGGCTGATGCTCCCCGGGAGCCTCCACCTGTGGAGCTCAAGCCGGACCCCACAAGCGGCATGGCTGCTGCAGAAGCTGAGGCCCTGTCAGAGAGCTCAGAGCAAG AAGTGGAAGTGGAACCAGCCAGCAAAGGAGAAGAGGAACCAGAGGAAGAGGGACCAGGGCCTGCCACAGTCAAGGAAGAGGGGATGCATCTGGAGAACGGGGAGCCGCCTGAGGAGAATGAAGAGTCTGCAGGCACAGACTCAGGGCAGGAGCTTAGCATGGAAGGCCAGAACCTGCGCTCAGGCACCTATGGGGATCGCACCGAGTCCAAGGCTTATGGCTCCATCATCCACAAGTGTGAG GACTGCGGGAAGGAGTTCACGCACACAGGGAACTTCAAACGGCACATCCGCATCCACACTGGCGAGAAACCTTTCTCATGCCGGGAGTGCAGCAAGGCTTTTTCGGACCCCGCAGCGTGCAAGGCTCATGAGAAGACACACAG CCCGTTGAAACCATATGGGTGTGAGGAGTGCGGCAAGAGCTACAGGCTCATCAGCCTGCTGAACCTGCACAAGAAGAGGCACTCTGGGGAGGCGCGCTACCGCTGCGGGGATTGTGGCAAGCTCTTCACCACTTCAGGCAACCTCAAGCGCCACCAGCTGGTGCACAGTGGCCAGAAACCCTACCAGTGCGACTACTGTGGCCGCTCCTTCTCCGACCCCACCTCCAAGATGCGCCATCTGGAGACTCACGACACTGACAAGGAGCACAAGTGCCCGCACTGCGACAAGAAGTTCAACCAG GTGGGGAACCTGAAGGCCCACTTGAAGATCCACATTGCCGACGGCCCTCTCAAGTGCCGGGAGTGCGGGAAGCAATTCACCACCTCAG GGAACCTCAAGCGACACCTGCGGATACACAGTGGGGAGAAGCCCTACGTGTGCACCCACTGTCAACGGCAGTTTGCTGACCCGGGCGCACTGCAACGGCACGTACGGATCCACACGG GTGAGAAGCCGTGCCAGTGTGTGATATGCGGCAAGGCCTTCACCCAAGCCAGCTCCCTCATCGCCCATGTGCGCCAGCACACAGGGGAGAAGCCCTACGTCTGTGAGCGCTGTGGCAAGAG ATTTGTCCAGTCCAGCCAGTTGGCCAATCACATTCGTCACCATGACAACATCCGACCACACAAGTGCAGTGTGTGTAGCAAGGCCTTCGTGAATGTGGGGGACCTGTCCAAGCACATCATCATCCACACTG GAGAGAAGCCTTACCTGTGTGACAAGTGTGGTCGTGGTTTCAACCGCGTAGACAACCTGCGTTCTCACGTAAAGACCGTGCATCAGGGCAAGGCGGGCATCAAGATCCTGGAGCCGGAGGAGGGTGGCGAGGTCAGCGTGGTCACCGTGGACGACATGGTCACACTGGCCACCGAGGCACTGGCCGCAACAGCTGTCACTCAGCTCACAG TGGTACCAGTGGGGGCCGCAGTGACAGCTGACGAGACAGAAGTCCTGAAGGCTGAGATCAGCAAAGCAGTCAAGCAGGTGCAGGAAGAAG ACCCCAACACCCACATCCTCTACGCTTGTGATTCCTGTGGGGACAAGTTCCTGGATGCCAACAGCCTGGCCCAGCACGTTCGGATCCACACAGCCCAGGCACTGGTCATGTTCCAGACGGATGCGGACTTCTACCAGCAGTATGGGCCAGGCAGCACGTGGCCAGCTGGGCAGATGCTGCAAGCCGGCGAGCTGGTCTTCCGTCCTAGGGATGGGACTGAGGGCCAGCCCACACTGGCTGAAACTCCACCCACGGCCCCCGATTGCCTACCATCTGCAGAGTGA
- the Zbtb17 gene encoding zinc finger and BTB domain-containing protein 17 isoform X2, whose product MDFPQHSQRVLEQLNQQRQLGLLCDCTFVVDGVDFKAHKAVLAACSEYFKMLFVDQKDVVHLDISNAAGGDKRAKEKAAATMMSRLDQARSSSRTGPGRELKEERGGQAESASSGAEQTEKADAPREPPPVELKPDPTSGMAAAEAEALSESSEQEVEVEPASKGEEEPEEEGPGPATVKEEGMHLENGEPPEENEESAGTDSGQELSMEGQNLRSGTYGDRTESKAYGSIIHKCEDCGKEFTHTGNFKRHIRIHTGEKPFSCRECSKAFSDPAACKAHEKTHSPLKPYGCEECGKSYRLISLLNLHKKRHSGEARYRCGDCGKLFTTSGNLKRHQLVHSGQKPYQCDYCGRSFSDPTSKMRHLETHDTDKEHKCPHCDKKFNQVGNLKAHLKIHIADGPLKCRECGKQFTTSGNLKRHLRIHSGEKPYVCTHCQRQFADPGALQRHVRIHTGEKPCQCVICGKAFTQASSLIAHVRQHTGEKPYVCERCGKRFVQSSQLANHIRHHDNIRPHKCSVCSKAFVNVGDLSKHIIIHTGEKPYLCDKCGRGFNRVDNLRSHVKTVHQGKAGIKILEPEEGGEVSVVTVDDMVTLATEALAATAVTQLTVVPVGAAVTADETEVLKAEISKAVKQVQEEDPNTHILYACDSCGDKFLDANSLAQHVRIHTAQALVMFQTDADFYQQYGPGSTWPAGQMLQAGELVFRPRDGTEGQPTLAETPPTAPDCLPSAE is encoded by the exons ATGGATTTCCCTCAGCACAGCCAGCGTGTCTTGGAGCAGCTGAACCAGCAGCGGCAGCTGGGCCTTCTGTGTGACTGCACCTTTGTTGTGGACGGTGTTGACTTCAAGGCTCACAAGGCGGTGCTGGCAGCTTGCAGCGAGTACTTCAAgatgctctttgtagaccagaaggACGTGGTGCACCTGGACATCAGTAATGCGGCAG gaggagacaagagagccAAAGAGAAGGCTGCAGCTACCATGATGAGCAGGCTGGACCAAGCAAGAAGCAGTTCACGCACTGGCCCAGGCAGAGAGCTCAAAGAGGAGCGGGGTGGCCAGGCAGAGAGTGCATCCAGTG GTGCAGAGCAGACGGAGAAGGCTGATGCTCCCCGGGAGCCTCCACCTGTGGAGCTCAAGCCGGACCCCACAAGCGGCATGGCTGCTGCAGAAGCTGAGGCCCTGTCAGAGAGCTCAGAGCAAG AAGTGGAAGTGGAACCAGCCAGCAAAGGAGAAGAGGAACCAGAGGAAGAGGGACCAGGGCCTGCCACAGTCAAGGAAGAGGGGATGCATCTGGAGAACGGGGAGCCGCCTGAGGAGAATGAAGAGTCTGCAGGCACAGACTCAGGGCAGGAGCTTAGCATGGAAGGCCAGAACCTGCGCTCAGGCACCTATGGGGATCGCACCGAGTCCAAGGCTTATGGCTCCATCATCCACAAGTGTGAG GACTGCGGGAAGGAGTTCACGCACACAGGGAACTTCAAACGGCACATCCGCATCCACACTGGCGAGAAACCTTTCTCATGCCGGGAGTGCAGCAAGGCTTTTTCGGACCCCGCAGCGTGCAAGGCTCATGAGAAGACACACAG CCCGTTGAAACCATATGGGTGTGAGGAGTGCGGCAAGAGCTACAGGCTCATCAGCCTGCTGAACCTGCACAAGAAGAGGCACTCTGGGGAGGCGCGCTACCGCTGCGGGGATTGTGGCAAGCTCTTCACCACTTCAGGCAACCTCAAGCGCCACCAGCTGGTGCACAGTGGCCAGAAACCCTACCAGTGCGACTACTGTGGCCGCTCCTTCTCCGACCCCACCTCCAAGATGCGCCATCTGGAGACTCACGACACTGACAAGGAGCACAAGTGCCCGCACTGCGACAAGAAGTTCAACCAG GTGGGGAACCTGAAGGCCCACTTGAAGATCCACATTGCCGACGGCCCTCTCAAGTGCCGGGAGTGCGGGAAGCAATTCACCACCTCAG GGAACCTCAAGCGACACCTGCGGATACACAGTGGGGAGAAGCCCTACGTGTGCACCCACTGTCAACGGCAGTTTGCTGACCCGGGCGCACTGCAACGGCACGTACGGATCCACACGG GTGAGAAGCCGTGCCAGTGTGTGATATGCGGCAAGGCCTTCACCCAAGCCAGCTCCCTCATCGCCCATGTGCGCCAGCACACAGGGGAGAAGCCCTACGTCTGTGAGCGCTGTGGCAAGAG ATTTGTCCAGTCCAGCCAGTTGGCCAATCACATTCGTCACCATGACAACATCCGACCACACAAGTGCAGTGTGTGTAGCAAGGCCTTCGTGAATGTGGGGGACCTGTCCAAGCACATCATCATCCACACTG GAGAGAAGCCTTACCTGTGTGACAAGTGTGGTCGTGGTTTCAACCGCGTAGACAACCTGCGTTCTCACGTAAAGACCGTGCATCAGGGCAAGGCGGGCATCAAGATCCTGGAGCCGGAGGAGGGTGGCGAGGTCAGCGTGGTCACCGTGGACGACATGGTCACACTGGCCACCGAGGCACTGGCCGCAACAGCTGTCACTCAGCTCACAG TGGTACCAGTGGGGGCCGCAGTGACAGCTGACGAGACAGAAGTCCTGAAGGCTGAGATCAGCAAAGCAGTCAAGCAGGTGCAGGAAGAAG ACCCCAACACCCACATCCTCTACGCTTGTGATTCCTGTGGGGACAAGTTCCTGGATGCCAACAGCCTGGCCCAGCACGTTCGGATCCACACAGCCCAGGCACTGGTCATGTTCCAGACGGATGCGGACTTCTACCAGCAGTATGGGCCAGGCAGCACGTGGCCAGCTGGGCAGATGCTGCAAGCCGGCGAGCTGGTCTTCCGTCCTAGGGATGGGACTGAGGGCCAGCCCACACTGGCTGAAACTCCACCCACGGCCCCCGATTGCCTACCATCTGCAGAGTGA